The genomic window GTATGTGTTATGATAAGGGCTCGGCCATTCAAGCCCTTTCCTTTGGTTTTTTAGCCTCATCTGTGCATCTAAAGGCACGATGTGCTTGAAACATCGATTCATGTccctttttctgtttttctaacATTGTCTTGAAGCTTAATGCGGCACGGGGCTTCTCCGAGCGTGCCCGGCTATCCTACGATGCCGCCAACAGGCGTGTCCGCGGAATCGCGGAGGTCAACATCCACGAGGACAAGGAGTACTTCGACGTGCTCCGCCTCTACAACACCGAACCTGTAAGCAGtgtatatttattcatttcatcttcaaAACATCTGGGCAGCCTCTACAACAAGATTGTTGATTTCCAAGATCATAAGAGGGCCCAGAGAACATAGGACAGATGATAATCGGATAAATCATCATACCTATCCAGCTGTGTTCAGCTTTCGTCCCGGGTTCAAATGGCGGATAGAATTCGTAACTGGGTCGAAAGCTGGGCACGACTGGACCTAGGCAGTATCAGAGTGAGACCTACACTGTAACAGCATAAAGTGTTGCAAGATACCGGATCAGAAACGGCTAGAAACTCGGAAAGCAACATATTTCAGTGGACGTGTTGCAATGTGCGACTCAGAATTGACGCTCGAAAATATCAGTTTCGTATCTAGGGACTGATCGCTTGTTACTACGCTCCCATCATCATCTATCAGGCGTATTTCTCTCAACCAAAGGAAGGAACGTCCTTAATCATCCTTTGCTTTAGCTATTTGTTATTGTGAATATATTTGTAGACGGACAGTGCCAAAAACGAGTCTTGCTCCAAGTGCGTCCATTACATTGTCCACCACTGTAGATTTTGGAAGCGTAAGCAATTCAGATGTATGCAGAATAAGTCTTGAATGCCTCCGTGTGCATGTATCATCTTCATGCGCAACTTTTAAAGGGGTCTTTAAAGACCAAGGACTTTAAAGACTCTCACATTCGGGCGACTATTAGCAGTCAAGTCGATTTTAGCACTCTTGGTGCCAAAGCGTATGTAGGCCTGACCTAGACATGTCCTTCCAGGGCACCGAGTACCGTCTTAACATGAAGACGAAGGAATGCGAGAAGAGGGAGCTTACCGATGTTTGGCGTCCCTTCGGAGTTCCTCCAAACTCTACCTTCCTGGGCGAAGATTACATCGGAACCGGCGGACTGCCGGGGGCAGGCGTCctggtgtcactttggtcaaaTGAGTTTGAGGACGGAGGTTagtacctatctatctatctatctatctatctatctatctatctatctatctatctatctatctatctatctatctatctatctatctatctatctatctatctatctatctatctatccatccatccatccatccatccatctatctatctatctacctgtccgtccgtccgtccgtccatccatccatccatccacccgtCTCTGACCTCCTCTctctatttatatatttatcatGTATCGTTGACAAGAATGCATCGCAGAAAGTGGTGAGTCAATGCTTTGAAGAATGCTTTGCTTGAAGCAAgaaggtttaaacctccttgctagaaGATAAGCTTGCGTGTTATACGTAGTATTGCACAAACACTGGTTTCCATATAAAACAGAAAAAGATATGCAattgaacaaatatataacgttacaacgtCATTGTTTTCAACACGCAGACAAGTATTTTGGTATCTTCACCGTGGAGGCCTGCCTTCCCTTCCAAGAGGAACACTACAGCAACCGCACTGGCCTTGAGTCTACAACGTAAGTTGTGGATCCTATAGGGAAGAGATCTATGATTTCATAAGGTTAAAATGAGAACATATGGCAAATAAAAAGTTTCTGTTGGCTGTTTGTAGCTGTGATGATGGCCTGTTCCGCTTGTCATGGTGTAAGTGGCTTTGATTTTCCCTTTTCAGTCAATTAAATCGGGAATC from Branchiostoma lanceolatum isolate klBraLanc5 chromosome 4, klBraLanc5.hap2, whole genome shotgun sequence includes these protein-coding regions:
- the LOC136433753 gene encoding mammalian ependymin-related protein 1-like, translating into MRRVHGQRFHNPCDAHCRPAHTMKSLLILVCVAVAYSQVLEPCSPPPLWEARISRLNAARGFSERARLSYDAANRRVRGIAEVNIHEDKEYFDVLRLYNTEPGTEYRLNMKTKECEKRELTDVWRPFGVPPNSTFLGEDYIGTGGLPGAGVLVSLWSNEFEDGDKYFGIFTVEACLPFQEEHYSNRTGLESTTFFDVTGGISDPNVFIPPRECM